A portion of the Pseudomonas sp. PSE14 genome contains these proteins:
- the xdhA gene encoding xanthine dehydrogenase small subunit has protein sequence MIRFLLNRELRVEDRLDPNLTVLNYLRQTLGKTGTKEGCASGDCGACTVVVGELVGEEGAERIRYRTLNSCLTFVSSLHGKQLISVDDLKHRGELHGVQQAMVDCHGSQCGFCTPGFVMSLFALQKNSAGVTAEERKAEAHEALAGNLCRCTGYRPILDAAEQSCCQKQPDQFDVAEADIIAQLKAIAPNETAELNSGDKRCLLPLTIADLADIYTANPQARLLAGGTDLALEVTQFHRELPVMIYVGHVEEMKRVEVFDDRIEIGAATPLTDCYEALSRDYPDFGELLHRFASLQIRNQGTLGGNIGNASPIGDSPPLLIALGARLVLRKGSERRELPIDEYFIDYKVTARQEGEFIEQVIIPRPQANQMFRAYKVSKRLDDDISAVCAAFQLTVEDCKITAVRTGFGGMAAIPKRAKACEAALLGQTFNSATFERAALALSEDFTPLTDFRASKEYRLLTAQNLLRKCFLELEAPQAVTRVTSYA, from the coding sequence TTGATCAGGTTCCTGCTCAACCGCGAGCTGCGCGTCGAAGACCGCCTCGACCCCAATCTCACCGTGCTCAACTACCTGCGCCAGACCCTGGGCAAGACCGGCACCAAGGAGGGCTGCGCCTCCGGTGACTGCGGCGCCTGCACCGTGGTGGTCGGCGAGCTGGTCGGCGAGGAAGGCGCCGAGCGCATCCGCTACCGCACCCTCAACTCCTGTCTCACCTTCGTTTCCTCGTTGCACGGCAAGCAGCTGATCAGCGTCGATGACCTCAAGCACCGTGGCGAACTGCACGGCGTGCAGCAGGCCATGGTCGACTGCCACGGCTCGCAGTGCGGCTTCTGCACCCCCGGCTTCGTCATGTCGCTGTTTGCCCTGCAGAAGAACAGCGCAGGCGTTACTGCCGAGGAGCGCAAGGCCGAGGCCCACGAAGCGCTGGCCGGCAACCTGTGCCGCTGCACCGGTTACCGCCCTATCCTCGATGCTGCCGAGCAATCCTGCTGCCAGAAGCAGCCGGACCAGTTCGACGTCGCCGAGGCCGACATCATCGCCCAGCTCAAAGCCATCGCCCCGAACGAAACCGCCGAGCTCAACAGCGGTGACAAGCGCTGCCTGCTGCCGCTGACCATCGCCGACCTGGCCGACATCTACACCGCCAACCCGCAGGCGCGCCTGCTCGCCGGTGGCACCGACCTGGCCCTGGAAGTCACCCAGTTCCATCGCGAACTGCCGGTGATGATCTACGTCGGCCATGTCGAAGAAATGAAGCGTGTCGAAGTCTTCGACGACCGCATCGAGATCGGCGCCGCGACTCCGCTGACCGACTGCTACGAAGCGCTGTCCCGCGACTACCCGGACTTCGGCGAGCTGCTGCATCGTTTCGCCTCGCTGCAGATCCGCAACCAGGGTACCCTGGGCGGCAACATCGGCAACGCCTCCCCCATCGGCGACTCGCCGCCGCTGCTGATCGCCCTGGGTGCACGCCTGGTGCTGCGCAAGGGCAGCGAGCGCCGCGAGCTGCCGATCGATGAATACTTCATCGACTACAAGGTCACCGCGCGCCAGGAAGGCGAGTTCATCGAGCAGGTGATCATTCCGCGTCCGCAGGCCAACCAGATGTTCCGCGCCTACAAGGTGTCCAAGCGCCTGGACGACGACATCTCCGCCGTCTGCGCCGCGTTCCAGCTCACCGTGGAAGACTGCAAGATCACCGCCGTGCGCACCGGTTTCGGCGGCATGGCCGCCATCCCGAAACGCGCCAAGGCCTGCGAAGCCGCGCTGTTGGGCCAGACCTTCAACAGCGCCACCTTCGAACGTGCGGCGCTTGCGCTGAGCGAAGACTTCACCCCGCTCACCGACTTCCGTGCGAGCAAGGAATACCGCCTGCTCACCGCACAGAACCTGCTGCGCAAGTGCTTCCTGGAACTGGAAGCTCCCCAGGCCGTTACTCGGGTGACCTCTTATGCATAA
- the xdhB gene encoding xanthine dehydrogenase molybdopterin binding subunit, with translation MHKPHKTQEELADLFRADLTTGVGRSVKHESAPKHVSGEAIYIDDRLEFPNQLHVYARMSDRAHARITRLDVSPCYQFPGVAIAITKDDVPGQLDIGPVVAGDPLLADGKVEYVGQMVIAVAADSLETARKAAMAAIIEYEDLEPVLDVVEALRKKHFVLESHQHKIGDSEAKLATAPNRIQGTLHIGGQEHFYLETQISSVMPTEDGGVIVYTSTQNPTEVQKLVAEVLGISFNKVVIDMRRMGGGFGGKETQAAAPACLCAVIARLTGRPAKMRLPRTEDMQMTGKRHPFYVEYDVGFEDDGLLHGINIELAGNCGYSPDLSGSIVDRAMFHSDNAYFLGNATVNGHRCKTNTASNTAYRGFGGPQGMVAIEEIMDAVARHLGKDPLEVRKRNYYGKDERNVTHYYQQVEHNLLQEMTEELEASAEYAKRRAEIREFNANSPVLKKGLSLTPVKFGISFTATFLNQAGALIHIYTDGSIHLNHGGTEMGQGLNTKVAQVVAEVFQVDIDRVQITATNTDKVPNTSPTAASSGADLNGKAAQNAAETIKQRLVEFAAKHWKVTEEDIEFRNNQVRVRDLILPFEELIQQAYFGQVSLSSTGFYRTPKIYYDRSQARGRPFYYFAYGVSCSEVIVDTLTGEYKMLRSDILHDVGASLNPAIDIGQVEGGFVQGMGWLTMEELVWNAKGKLMTNGPASYKIPAIADMPIDLRVKLVENRKNPEQTVFHSKAVGEPPFMLGISVFCAIKDAVASLADYRAQPQIDAPATPERVLWGVEQMRKLKLAQAEKAQAQVEPA, from the coding sequence ATGCATAAGCCACACAAGACCCAGGAAGAACTCGCCGATCTGTTCCGCGCCGACCTGACCACCGGCGTTGGCCGCAGCGTCAAGCACGAGAGCGCGCCCAAGCACGTCAGCGGCGAGGCAATCTACATCGACGACCGCCTGGAATTCCCCAACCAGCTGCACGTCTATGCCCGCATGAGCGACCGCGCCCACGCGCGCATCACCCGGCTGGACGTCAGCCCCTGCTACCAGTTCCCCGGTGTGGCCATCGCCATCACCAAGGACGACGTGCCCGGCCAGCTGGACATCGGCCCGGTGGTCGCGGGTGACCCGCTGCTGGCGGACGGCAAGGTCGAGTACGTCGGCCAGATGGTCATCGCCGTCGCCGCTGACAGCCTGGAAACCGCGCGCAAGGCGGCCATGGCCGCGATCATCGAGTATGAAGACCTGGAGCCGGTGCTCGACGTAGTCGAGGCACTGCGCAAGAAGCACTTCGTGCTCGAAAGCCACCAGCACAAGATCGGCGACTCCGAGGCCAAGCTCGCCACCGCGCCGAACCGCATCCAGGGTACCCTGCACATCGGCGGCCAGGAGCACTTCTACCTGGAGACCCAGATTTCCTCGGTGATGCCCACCGAAGATGGCGGCGTGATCGTCTACACCTCGACCCAGAACCCCACCGAAGTGCAGAAGCTCGTCGCCGAAGTGCTGGGCATCTCCTTCAACAAGGTGGTCATCGACATGCGCCGCATGGGCGGAGGCTTCGGCGGCAAGGAAACCCAGGCTGCCGCTCCGGCCTGCCTGTGCGCCGTGATCGCGCGCCTCACCGGCCGCCCGGCGAAGATGCGCCTGCCGCGCACGGAAGACATGCAGATGACCGGCAAGCGCCACCCGTTCTACGTCGAGTACGACGTGGGCTTCGAGGATGACGGCCTGCTGCACGGCATCAACATCGAGCTGGCCGGCAACTGCGGTTACTCGCCGGACCTCTCCGGCTCCATCGTCGACCGCGCGATGTTCCACTCCGACAACGCCTACTTCCTCGGCAACGCCACGGTGAACGGTCACCGCTGCAAGACCAACACCGCGTCGAACACCGCCTACCGCGGCTTCGGCGGTCCGCAGGGCATGGTCGCCATCGAGGAGATCATGGACGCCGTCGCGCGCCACCTCGGCAAGGACCCGCTGGAGGTGCGCAAGCGCAACTACTACGGCAAGGATGAGCGCAACGTCACCCATTACTACCAGCAGGTGGAACACAACCTGCTGCAGGAGATGACCGAGGAGCTGGAAGCCAGCGCCGAGTACGCCAAGCGCCGCGCCGAAATCCGCGAGTTCAACGCCAATAGTCCGGTGCTGAAGAAAGGCCTGTCGCTGACCCCGGTGAAATTCGGCATCAGCTTCACCGCCACCTTCCTCAACCAGGCCGGCGCGCTGATCCACATCTACACCGACGGCAGCATCCACCTGAACCACGGCGGCACCGAGATGGGCCAGGGCCTGAACACCAAGGTCGCCCAGGTGGTGGCCGAGGTCTTCCAGGTAGACATCGACCGTGTGCAGATCACCGCGACCAACACCGACAAGGTGCCCAACACCTCGCCGACCGCCGCCTCTTCCGGCGCCGACCTGAACGGCAAGGCCGCGCAGAACGCCGCCGAGACCATCAAGCAGCGCCTGGTGGAGTTCGCCGCCAAGCACTGGAAGGTGACCGAGGAAGACATCGAGTTCCGCAACAACCAGGTGCGCGTGCGCGACCTCATCCTGCCGTTCGAGGAGCTGATCCAGCAGGCCTACTTCGGCCAGGTGTCGCTCTCCTCCACCGGCTTCTACCGCACGCCGAAGATCTACTACGACCGCAGCCAGGCCCGCGGCCGGCCGTTCTACTACTTCGCCTACGGCGTGTCCTGCTCGGAAGTGATAGTCGACACCCTCACCGGCGAGTACAAGATGCTGCGCAGCGACATCCTGCATGACGTCGGCGCCTCGCTGAACCCGGCCATCGACATCGGCCAGGTGGAAGGCGGCTTCGTCCAGGGCATGGGCTGGCTGACCATGGAAGAACTGGTGTGGAACGCCAAGGGCAAGCTGATGACCAACGGCCCGGCGAGCTACAAGATCCCGGCCATTGCGGACATGCCCATCGACCTGCGGGTGAAGCTGGTGGAAAACCGCAAGAACCCGGAGCAGACGGTGTTCCATTCCAAGGCCGTCGGCGAGCCGCCGTTCATGCTGGGCATCTCGGTGTTCTGCGCGATCAAGGACGCCGTGGCCAGCCTGGCCGACTACCGCGCCCAGCCGCAGATCGACGCCCCGGCCACCCCGGAGCGCGTGCTCTGGGGCGTGGAGCAGATGCGTAAGCTGAAGCTGGCCCAGGCGGAGAAGGCACAGGCTCAGGTCGAGCCGGCGTGA